The Bacteroidota bacterium genome contains a region encoding:
- a CDS encoding cellulase, translated as MGNGVATIEHKLILNEREDTRTKTLAWFNSYRNDAEKLANSDKLLFGAYDDDFSESYQSVVNLEDSLGTHFPVIHIYTAWGSKPEEEFPMTQTKAILDIGSVPVITWEPWLADFDKADFPKIPDVDKRDKNGLKSIAKGDYDAYITTCAAAAKEVGKLFFVRLGHEMNDPYRYPWGPQNNKPIDFIHAWQHVVSLFKKAGATNVIWIWSPHPAYANYDAYYPGDGYVDWVGVGTLNYGTVATWSKWWSFDEIFGNYYAQLSKFKKPIMITEFGSLGVGGNRAKWYKDALTDMPIKYPEIKSVIFFHCKNDNTTTYKALDWYIKDDTLTLSAIRNATHNFSPLILSRE; from the coding sequence ATGGGAAATGGTGTGGCTACCATCGAACACAAATTAATTTTGAATGAACGGGAAGATACACGCACCAAAACATTGGCTTGGTTTAACTCTTACCGCAACGATGCTGAAAAGTTGGCCAATTCAGATAAACTCCTGTTTGGGGCCTATGACGATGACTTTTCTGAATCCTATCAAAGTGTGGTAAACTTGGAAGATTCATTGGGTACACATTTTCCGGTAATTCACATTTATACCGCTTGGGGTAGCAAGCCCGAAGAAGAATTTCCAATGACTCAAACTAAAGCCATTTTGGATATTGGCTCAGTTCCGGTAATCACTTGGGAGCCCTGGTTGGCTGATTTTGATAAAGCCGATTTTCCTAAGATTCCGGATGTGGACAAGCGCGATAAGAACGGTTTAAAATCAATTGCCAAAGGCGATTACGATGCCTATATTACTACATGTGCAGCAGCTGCAAAAGAGGTTGGAAAATTATTTTTTGTGCGTTTGGGCCACGAAATGAACGATCCATATCGCTATCCATGGGGCCCACAAAACAATAAACCTATTGATTTTATTCATGCTTGGCAGCATGTGGTGAGCTTATTTAAAAAAGCAGGTGCCACAAATGTTATTTGGATTTGGTCGCCGCACCCTGCTTATGCAAACTATGATGCCTATTACCCGGGCGATGGTTACGTGGATTGGGTGGGTGTTGGAACCTTGAATTATGGTACTGTAGCAACTTGGAGCAAGTGGTGGAGCTTTGATGAAATTTTTGGAAATTATTATGCACAACTTTCTAAATTTAAAAAGCCCATTATGATTACTGAATTCGGAAGCTTAGGAGTGGGTGGAAACCGCGCTAAATGGTACAAAGATGCCTTAACAGATATGCCTATAAAATATCCTGAAATAAAATCGGTCATCTTTTTTCACTGCAAAAATGATAATACCACTACTTACAAAGCACTCGATTGGTATATTAAAGATGATACACTAACCTTAAGTGCAATTAGAAATGCGACACATAATTTTTCGCCTTTGATATTGTCGCGGGAGTAA
- the cyoE gene encoding protoheme IX farnesyltransferase, which produces MSESNPAGTQDLTVESPVIATSKIGDYVMFVKLRLATLVVMSAAICFMLASDVIDFQKLGFLILGGFLVTASSNGFNQIIERKLDKLMNRTSNRPLPTGRMSLNEAYAIAIITGVVGIAILWFFMNPLSGLLGTLALFLYVVVYTPLKLKTPFAVFVGAFPGAIPPMLGWIAATNNITAIEPWILFSVQFMWQFPHFWAIAWVLDDDYKKAGFRMLPSAGGRDKASAFQVLVYTLFLVPISLMPIFFGISGSISAIIITLCGVLFSLQAIKLFRTCTLKAAQQLMFGSFAYLPLVQLALLFDKV; this is translated from the coding sequence ATGAGTGAATCAAATCCTGCCGGTACGCAAGATTTAACAGTTGAGAGTCCAGTAATAGCCACAAGTAAAATTGGTGACTATGTGATGTTTGTAAAACTGCGTTTGGCAACTTTGGTGGTTATGTCGGCCGCTATTTGCTTTATGTTGGCTTCCGATGTAATCGATTTTCAAAAACTTGGTTTTTTAATTCTGGGTGGTTTCTTAGTGACTGCATCCAGTAATGGATTCAATCAAATTATTGAACGTAAGCTCGATAAATTAATGAATCGCACTTCCAATCGACCACTTCCCACAGGAAGAATGAGTTTGAATGAAGCTTATGCCATAGCAATCATTACCGGTGTGGTGGGAATTGCTATTCTTTGGTTTTTTATGAATCCATTAAGTGGATTATTAGGTACCTTGGCTTTGTTTCTGTATGTCGTGGTGTATACACCTCTAAAATTAAAAACTCCCTTTGCTGTATTTGTAGGAGCTTTTCCGGGAGCTATTCCTCCGATGTTGGGATGGATTGCTGCAACCAACAACATAACTGCCATCGAACCTTGGATACTTTTTTCGGTGCAGTTTATGTGGCAGTTTCCACACTTTTGGGCCATTGCCTGGGTGTTGGATGACGATTACAAAAAAGCTGGTTTCCGCATGTTGCCTTCTGCCGGAGGACGTGATAAAGCGAGTGCATTTCAAGTATTGGTGTATACCTTATTTTTAGTTCCTATTAGTTTAATGCCTATTTTCTTTGGCATTTCAGGAAGTATTTCAGCAATTATTATTACGCTTTGCGGCGTGCTTTTTTCGCTTCAAGCAATTAAATTATTTCGCACGTGCACCTTAAAAGCTGCGCAACAACTCATGTTTGGCTCCTTTGCTTATTTGCCTTTGGTGCAATTGGCCTTATTATTTGATAAAGTATAA
- a CDS encoding heme-copper oxidase subunit III, with amino-acid sequence MNSSYALNYNEKQEIRNKTAKPMLYIAIGSMVMLFGGLTSAYVVRHAEGNWLKFEMPQAFYFSTALILLSSLFINMAVSAAKKDNFAGVQRALGITFLLGLAFMICQFMGWSELTSQKVFFAGKDSNASGSFFYVLTGLHLAHLFGGMLYLLAVNIHALKKKYSAQNYLSLQLCATYWHFLDGLWIYLFFFLIFIS; translated from the coding sequence ATGAATAGCTCCTACGCTTTGAATTACAACGAGAAACAAGAAATCCGAAACAAAACCGCCAAACCCATGCTTTATATTGCCATTGGCAGTATGGTAATGCTTTTTGGCGGATTAACCAGCGCTTATGTAGTGCGACATGCCGAAGGAAATTGGCTAAAATTTGAAATGCCGCAGGCTTTTTATTTCAGTACTGCGCTTATTTTATTGAGCAGCCTTTTTATTAACATGGCGGTAAGTGCTGCTAAAAAAGACAATTTTGCAGGAGTTCAACGCGCACTTGGAATAACCTTTTTACTTGGCCTTGCATTTATGATATGTCAATTTATGGGATGGTCGGAATTAACAAGTCAAAAAGTTTTCTTTGCAGGCAAGGATAGCAATGCTTCCGGCTCCTTTTTTTATGTGTTAACCGGTTTGCATTTAGCCCATTTATTTGGGGGAATGCTTTATTTATTGGCTGTTAACATTCACGCGTTGAAAAAAAAGTATTCTGCTCAAAACTATTTATCCTTGCAGCTTTGCGCTACTTATTGGCATTTCCTTGATGGATTATGGATATATTTATTCTTTTTTTTAATCTTTATTAGTTAA
- a CDS encoding cytochrome c oxidase subunit 3, with protein sequence MSHDAALNKSKPDWNGGVSPFGVSYGKMYMWFFLISDAFTFSGLLSAYGFMRHKYSDFWPNPGKVFTHFPFYEGHIPLAYVGLMTFILIMSSVTMVLAVEAGHRNDRKAVTRWLFWTIIGGLAFVGSQAWEWYHFITGTEHGAIRNILVDGVWKDTLVHGANLSYNEYGLPVFGDFFFFITGFHGFHVFSGVVINFIIYLNVVNGTYEKRGHYEMVEKVGLYWHFVDLVWVFVFTFFYLL encoded by the coding sequence ATGTCGCACGATGCAGCTTTAAACAAATCAAAACCGGATTGGAACGGTGGCGTTTCTCCTTTCGGTGTGAGCTATGGAAAAATGTACATGTGGTTTTTCCTTATTTCCGATGCTTTCACCTTCTCAGGATTATTGTCCGCATACGGATTCATGCGTCACAAGTATTCCGACTTTTGGCCAAATCCAGGTAAAGTATTTACCCATTTCCCTTTTTACGAAGGACATATTCCCTTGGCGTATGTAGGATTAATGACCTTTATTTTGATTATGAGTTCGGTTACCATGGTATTGGCTGTTGAAGCCGGACATCGTAACGACCGCAAAGCTGTAACCCGTTGGTTATTTTGGACCATCATTGGAGGATTAGCTTTCGTTGGTTCACAGGCTTGGGAGTGGTATCATTTCATTACCGGAACCGAGCACGGTGCGATTCGTAATATTTTGGTGGATGGGGTTTGGAAAGACACTTTGGTGCATGGCGCTAATTTATCTTACAATGAATATGGCTTACCTGTGTTTGGAGATTTCTTTTTCTTTATTACCGGATTTCACGGATTCCACGTATTCAGCGGTGTTGTAATTAATTTTATCATTTACCTAAATGTTGTAAATGGTACCTACGAAAAAAGAGGACATTACGAAATGGTTGAAAAAGTTGGATTGTACTGGCACTTTGTGGATTTAGTTTGGGTGTTTGTATTTACATTCTTCTATTTATTATAA
- a CDS encoding cytochrome C oxidase subunit IV family protein, giving the protein MSEFNDNYPQYELMAHHSEEDGKKKRRKLWNVFWIMLGITLIELVVGFYNTHFSDIALKVIFIGFTIVKAGFIVLSFMHLGDEVKAFKYAVLVPFCVFIIYLVFIADLGEGPYAKKYRMVMDKNVTEHANDAEHAEHGEAAHE; this is encoded by the coding sequence ATGTCAGAATTTAACGATAATTATCCTCAATACGAGCTTATGGCTCACCATAGCGAAGAAGACGGAAAAAAGAAAAGGCGCAAACTTTGGAATGTGTTCTGGATTATGTTAGGCATTACCTTAATCGAATTAGTGGTAGGATTTTATAATACACACTTTTCCGATATTGCTTTAAAAGTAATATTCATCGGATTTACAATTGTAAAAGCAGGTTTTATTGTGCTTTCTTTTATGCACTTGGGAGATGAAGTAAAAGCGTTTAAATATGCCGTACTTGTGCCTTTTTGTGTATTTATTATTTACTTGGTTTTTATTGCCGATTTAGGAGAAGGTCCTTACGCAAAAAAATACCGTATGGTAATGGATAAAAATGTAACCGAACACGCTAATGATGCTGAACATGCCGAACATGGCGAAGCAGCTCACGAATAA
- a CDS encoding SCO family protein yields MIRKPFLENPSGLYKKLNYYGTKVLAANGKDTVYASIPDFNFVNQDGAAVTEKTLEGKMFAAAFICTTCSTSCPKIAAQFFRMQKKLNYLKAFTVIAFSVNPVMDTPETLKEYARMVHADPGYWNLLTGNRTDLMKIAREGFEIQNADSTLVHQSTIYLIDKKRHIRGSYDGTSTEEVNRLIDEVKVLDAEYRVAKRM; encoded by the coding sequence ATGATTCGCAAACCCTTTCTTGAAAATCCATCAGGACTCTATAAAAAACTGAATTACTACGGTACAAAAGTATTAGCTGCGAATGGCAAGGATACAGTATATGCTTCCATTCCTGATTTTAATTTTGTGAACCAAGATGGCGCAGCGGTAACCGAAAAAACTCTTGAAGGCAAAATGTTTGCTGCAGCATTCATCTGCACCACTTGTTCAACTTCCTGTCCAAAAATTGCAGCACAGTTTTTTCGCATGCAAAAAAAATTAAACTATCTAAAAGCCTTTACAGTAATAGCCTTTAGCGTTAATCCTGTAATGGATACTCCCGAAACCTTAAAAGAATATGCACGCATGGTGCACGCCGATCCGGGGTATTGGAATTTACTTACCGGAAACCGAACTGATTTAATGAAAATTGCGCGTGAGGGTTTCGAAATTCAAAATGCAGACTCAACTTTAGTGCATCAATCCACCATCTATTTAATAGATAAAAAACGACACATCAGAGGTTCCTATGATGGCACCAGTACTGAAGAAGTAAATAGATTGATTGATGAAGTGAAGGTACTCGATGCTGAATACCGCGTAGCAAAACGGATGTAA
- a CDS encoding AAA family ATPase, protein MDKALILLRGVPGSGKTTLANLLSENGKYPVLSIDDYFTDAGSGDYTFDYKKNHLAYAACQEKTEAEMLKGHAKIFVDNTFIFDWEMEPYHALAKKHRYTLFCMLVENYHGNKNTHHISDEDVVKMAARLKVKLF, encoded by the coding sequence ATGGACAAGGCGCTCATACTTCTTCGAGGCGTTCCCGGCAGCGGCAAAACAACGCTCGCAAATCTGCTTTCTGAAAATGGAAAGTATCCTGTGCTTTCAATCGATGACTATTTTACAGATGCCGGAAGTGGAGATTATACCTTCGACTACAAAAAAAATCACCTTGCTTATGCTGCTTGTCAAGAAAAAACAGAAGCAGAAATGCTGAAAGGTCATGCTAAAATATTTGTGGACAATACGTTTATTTTTGATTGGGAAATGGAGCCCTATCATGCTTTAGCAAAAAAGCACCGATATACCTTATTTTGCATGTTGGTTGAAAACTATCATGGCAATAAAAACACACATCACATCAGCGACGAAGATGTTGTAAAAATGGCTGCTAGATTAAAAGTCAAATTATTTTAA
- the ade gene encoding adenine deaminase, which produces MAELTFQLKANLVDIKSETIYPAHISVTNGLISNIEKISETPETYILPGFVDAHVHVESSMLTPCQFARLAVMHGTVATISDPHEIGNVLGIEGVEYMIENGKQVPFKFYFGAPSCVPATTFETAGAIINAADIEKLFQRDEIVYLAEMMNWPGVLNGDSVVLEKIALAKKYNKQVDGHAPGLRGEQAKKYISAGITTDHECFTAEEALDKLKYGMKILIREGSAAKNFEALINLLHTYPNEIMFCSDDKHPDNLEHGHINLLVVRALEKGIDLFKILRAACLNPVEHYKLNVGQLRIGDAADFILVNNLKDFQVQKTYINGKLVAENGKTRIPFHESKIVNNFSTSKKTPEQFKIKAKSEKIFAIEALDGQLITNKIAANARYINGYCEADVENDILKIAVVNRYSNAAPALGFIKNFGLKHGAIASTVAHDSHNIIAVGTNDEELCKAVNLLIDCKGGVAGLSSSMEMILPLPIAGIMSGEDAFEVAKHYTAIDAFAKELGSTLSAPFMTLSFMALLVIPHLKLSDKGLFDGDTFNFVDVTRN; this is translated from the coding sequence ATGGCGGAACTAACTTTTCAGCTCAAGGCCAACCTCGTAGACATTAAAAGCGAAACCATTTATCCTGCGCACATTAGTGTTACCAATGGCTTGATATCCAACATTGAAAAAATTAGCGAAACTCCGGAAACATATATACTGCCCGGATTTGTGGATGCGCATGTGCACGTGGAAAGCAGTATGCTTACCCCTTGCCAATTTGCACGTTTGGCGGTAATGCACGGCACTGTAGCTACCATCAGCGACCCGCATGAAATCGGCAATGTATTGGGAATTGAAGGGGTAGAATACATGATTGAAAATGGGAAACAAGTACCCTTTAAATTTTATTTCGGTGCACCTTCTTGCGTGCCTGCAACAACCTTTGAAACAGCCGGTGCTATTATAAATGCAGCCGATATTGAAAAGCTTTTTCAACGCGACGAAATCGTTTACCTTGCAGAGATGATGAATTGGCCGGGTGTGTTAAATGGCGACAGTGTGGTCTTAGAAAAAATTGCACTTGCCAAAAAATACAACAAACAAGTGGATGGCCACGCACCCGGCTTAAGAGGAGAACAAGCAAAAAAATATATCTCAGCAGGAATTACTACCGATCATGAGTGCTTTACTGCCGAAGAAGCTTTGGATAAATTGAAATACGGAATGAAAATTCTGATTCGCGAAGGCAGCGCTGCCAAAAATTTTGAGGCCTTAATTAATCTTTTGCACACCTATCCCAACGAGATTATGTTTTGTTCGGACGATAAACATCCGGACAATTTGGAACACGGACACATCAATTTGCTTGTAGTTCGAGCTTTAGAAAAAGGAATTGATTTATTTAAAATCCTAAGAGCTGCCTGCCTGAACCCCGTTGAACATTACAAATTAAATGTTGGTCAATTAAGGATTGGTGATGCGGCAGATTTTATTTTAGTAAATAATTTAAAAGATTTCCAAGTTCAAAAAACCTATATCAATGGGAAGTTAGTTGCGGAAAACGGTAAAACAAGAATACCTTTCCACGAAAGTAAAATTGTAAATAATTTTTCCACTTCAAAAAAAACTCCCGAACAGTTCAAAATCAAAGCAAAAAGTGAAAAGATATTTGCTATTGAGGCTTTAGATGGACAACTCATTACTAATAAAATAGCAGCGAATGCCCGCTACATTAATGGGTATTGCGAAGCGGATGTTGAAAATGATATTTTAAAAATAGCGGTCGTAAACCGATACAGCAATGCAGCACCAGCCCTTGGTTTTATTAAAAATTTTGGACTTAAGCACGGTGCCATTGCCTCCACTGTAGCGCACGATTCACACAATATTATTGCCGTTGGCACCAACGATGAGGAATTGTGTAAAGCGGTGAATTTATTGATTGATTGCAAAGGCGGCGTTGCCGGATTGAGTTCGAGCATGGAAATGATATTGCCCTTACCGATTGCCGGCATAATGAGTGGTGAGGATGCTTTTGAAGTGGCAAAACATTACACCGCCATTGATGCTTTTGCCAAAGAGCTGGGAAGCACGCTAAGCGCACCTTTCATGACACTTTCGTTTATGGCCTTACTGGTTATACCACATCTTAAATTAAGCGATAAAGGATTATTTGACGGCGATACATTTAATTTTGTGGACGTAACTAGAAATTAA